In a genomic window of Patescibacteria group bacterium:
- a CDS encoding NAD-dependent epimerase/dehydratase family protein, which translates to MENLKSKKILVTGASGFVGQNLVHNLESLGATVCGLDETVDLRDFEQIKGAFLEFNPEVVFHLGALVDLSRDFKVAQNCVDINIKGALNVLEACVQAKVSKIVFMSTQEVYGNSKTPYKENQPLLPPSPYAISKVAGESFCKYYKTVCNLDYSIVRMSTAYGSFQQNTRLIPTIINKALRGENIDLNSGQKERDYIFVEDAVSGLVKIALSKKALGLEFNLGGGKSYKLEYLARKIVELCKSKSTINLGVFPDRVGEADMMLSSIARAKEILGWQPENSLENGLLKTINWFKNG; encoded by the coding sequence ATGGAAAATCTTAAGAGTAAAAAAATCCTCGTTACTGGGGCAAGTGGGTTTGTTGGTCAAAATCTGGTGCATAATTTGGAATCCCTTGGAGCTACTGTTTGCGGTCTAGACGAAACTGTTGATTTAAGGGATTTTGAGCAAATTAAAGGGGCTTTTTTGGAATTTAATCCCGAGGTAGTTTTTCATCTTGGGGCGTTAGTAGACCTCTCGCGTGATTTTAAAGTCGCTCAAAACTGTGTGGACATTAATATCAAGGGCGCTCTTAATGTGCTAGAGGCGTGTGTGCAAGCAAAGGTTTCTAAGATTGTATTTATGAGCACCCAAGAGGTTTATGGCAATTCCAAAACACCCTACAAAGAAAATCAACCGCTTTTACCACCTTCTCCTTATGCAATTTCTAAAGTGGCAGGTGAAAGTTTTTGTAAATATTACAAAACCGTATGCAATTTAGATTATTCAATCGTTCGGATGTCAACTGCCTATGGGAGTTTTCAGCAAAATACTAGATTAATACCGACCATAATAAACAAAGCCTTACGGGGAGAAAATATCGATCTAAATTCTGGTCAAAAAGAAAGAGATTATATTTTTGTGGAAGATGCCGTGAGTGGGCTGGTAAAAATTGCGCTGTCAAAAAAGGCTTTGGGTTTGGAATTTAATTTAGGTGGGGGTAAATCTTACAAATTAGAGTATTTAGCGAGGAAAATTGTAGAGCTGTGTAAAAGCAAATCAACCATAAATCTTGGAGTGTTTCCAGATAGAGTTGGGGAGGCAGATATGATGCTATCCAGTATCGCAAGAGCCAAAGAGATTTTGGGGTGGCAACCCGAAAATTCTTTAGAGAATGGATTATTAAAAACTATCAATTGGTTTAAAAATGGATAA
- the rfbH gene encoding lipopolysaccharide biosynthesis protein RfbH — translation MDKKEKELRLQIKKIVQEIFKIKKQEDSEFIPGKSFIQYAGSVFDDKEVNNVISTWLDGWFGLGQFAEDFERGLAKYIGATGSIITNSGSSSNLLSVASLMSPMFPERLHPGDEVITLACGFPTTVNPIIQLGLVPVFMDVNLGTYSIKIEDLQHATSSKTKAVFLAHTLGNPHDMDLLVNFCKEKGLFLIEDNCDALGSIYKGKKTGSFGILSTQSFYPPHHLTMGEGGAVNYNDRIFERITRSLRDWGRACWCRGDEKGRYGACNARFNYKIGGKPYDHKYIFSQIGYNLKPIEPQAAMGVIQLKRLNEFTRIRRKNFARFAYHAKEGRWERFFVLPKATTGAKPSWFAYPLTIKDDAKFDRLEITRFLEENKIQTRTLFGGNLTKQPAYRGINMRIVGNLENSDRILYNTFFLGVYPKLDNRHIDYMAGKINEFLKRF, via the coding sequence ATGGATAAAAAAGAAAAAGAATTAAGATTACAAATAAAAAAGATAGTTCAAGAAATTTTTAAAATAAAAAAGCAAGAAGATAGCGAGTTTATTCCCGGAAAGTCGTTTATCCAATACGCCGGATCGGTTTTTGATGATAAAGAGGTTAACAATGTTATTTCTACTTGGTTAGATGGTTGGTTTGGTTTGGGTCAATTTGCCGAAGATTTTGAAAGGGGGCTGGCAAAGTATATTGGAGCAACAGGCAGTATTATTACAAACTCTGGCTCCAGTTCTAATTTACTATCTGTAGCTTCTTTAATGTCTCCCATGTTTCCAGAGAGGCTTCATCCTGGAGATGAAGTTATTACTCTTGCCTGTGGTTTTCCTACAACCGTTAATCCAATAATTCAATTGGGGTTAGTACCAGTTTTTATGGATGTTAACCTGGGAACATATTCTATAAAGATAGAGGATTTACAACATGCAACATCTAGTAAAACCAAAGCGGTTTTTTTGGCTCATACTTTAGGAAACCCTCACGATATGGATTTGCTGGTCAATTTTTGTAAAGAGAAGGGTTTGTTTTTAATTGAGGATAACTGCGATGCTCTGGGGTCAATTTATAAAGGAAAAAAGACTGGTAGTTTTGGTATTCTTTCTACCCAATCTTTTTATCCTCCGCATCATTTAACCATGGGGGAAGGTGGGGCGGTCAACTACAACGACCGTATTTTTGAGCGCATTACCAGATCGTTGCGCGATTGGGGCAGGGCTTGCTGGTGCAGGGGAGACGAAAAAGGAAGATATGGTGCCTGTAATGCTAGGTTTAATTACAAGATTGGCGGGAAGCCCTACGACCACAAGTATATTTTTAGTCAGATTGGTTATAATTTAAAGCCTATTGAGCCACAGGCTGCTATGGGGGTAATTCAACTTAAAAGACTTAACGAATTTACAAGAATAAGAAGGAAAAATTTTGCAAGATTTGCTTATCATGCCAAAGAAGGTAGATGGGAAAGATTTTTTGTCTTGCCAAAAGCCACAACAGGCGCGAAACCTTCTTGGTTTGCCTATCCACTTACAATTAAAGACGATGCCAAATTTGATCGACTAGAGATCACAAGGTTTTTGGAAGAAAACAAAATCCAAACCCGAACGCTGTTTGGTGGCAACCTTACTAAGCAACCGGCTTATCGTGGCATAAATATGAGAATTGTAGGCAACCTAGAAAATTCTGATAGAATTCTTTACAACACCTTCTTTTTGGGAGTTTATCCTAAACTAGACAATCGTCACATTGACTATATGGCTGGTAAGATTAACGAGTTTCTAAAGAGGTTCTAA